In Rhizobium oryzihabitans, one DNA window encodes the following:
- a CDS encoding NUDIX hydrolase has protein sequence MTHDSKTQDTRIRMKFKPKRIFQMRVAGLAFRDGHVLVHRASHEKFWTFPGGRAEMGERSEETLAREMVEELGVEARVGRLLWAVENFFHYEGKDWHELGFYYLMDLPETFAFHPTDIIHRVQDGDNELEFRWVAATRQALTELDIPPYFIADEIEHLPQTTRHLVWYDGDLDDK, from the coding sequence ATGACGCACGATAGCAAGACGCAGGACACCCGCATCCGCATGAAGTTCAAGCCGAAGCGCATTTTCCAGATGCGCGTTGCGGGGCTGGCGTTTCGTGATGGCCACGTGCTGGTGCACCGGGCATCGCATGAGAAATTCTGGACATTTCCTGGTGGTCGCGCCGAAATGGGCGAACGCTCCGAAGAAACGCTGGCCCGCGAGATGGTGGAAGAGCTTGGCGTTGAGGCCAGGGTCGGGCGGCTTTTATGGGCGGTCGAGAATTTTTTCCATTACGAGGGCAAGGACTGGCACGAACTCGGTTTCTATTACCTGATGGATTTGCCGGAGACATTCGCCTTTCATCCGACGGACATCATCCACCGCGTTCAGGATGGTGACAACGAACTGGAGTTCCGCTGGGTCGCCGCGACCCGGCAGGCATTGACGGAACTCGATATTCCGCCCTATTTCATCGCCGACGAAATAGAGCACCTGCCGCAGACCACAAGACATCTCGTCTGGTATGATGGCGACCTGGACGATAAATGA
- the pal gene encoding peptidoglycan-associated lipoprotein Pal translates to MSRTHISALSPMQKLARNPAVIAMTLALALAGCANKKNMPNSAGELGLGGAGSATPGSQQDFTVNVGDRIFFDTDSTSIRADAQQTLQRQAQWLARYPNYAITVEGHADERGTREYNLALGARRAAATRDFLASQGVPANRMKTISYGKEKPVAVCDDISCWSQNRRAVTVLGGAGM, encoded by the coding sequence ATGAGCCGTACACACATTTCGGCACTCAGCCCGATGCAGAAACTGGCCCGTAACCCGGCTGTCATCGCCATGACGCTCGCGCTTGCTCTCGCAGGCTGCGCGAACAAGAAGAACATGCCGAACAGCGCCGGTGAACTCGGCCTTGGTGGCGCGGGTTCCGCAACGCCGGGCTCCCAGCAGGACTTCACGGTCAATGTCGGCGACCGCATCTTCTTCGACACGGACTCGACTTCGATCCGCGCCGATGCGCAGCAGACCCTGCAGCGCCAGGCACAGTGGCTCGCCCGTTACCCGAACTACGCCATCACGGTCGAAGGCCATGCCGACGAACGCGGTACGCGCGAATACAACCTTGCACTCGGCGCCCGTCGTGCTGCTGCAACCCGCGACTTCCTGGCTTCCCAGGGCGTTCCGGCCAACCGCATGAAGACGATCTCCTACGGCAAGGAAAAGCCGGTCGCTGTTTGCGACGACATCTCCTGCTGGTCGCAGAACCGCCGCGCCGTGACGGTTCTCGGTGGCGCGGGCATGTGA
- a CDS encoding DinB family protein has protein sequence MSYDPLRVFRKLARNNRLANFRLHHACLQLSQEEFVASRVSFFPTIRATLNHIYTVDRFYIDAVKGGTLGLAAFAKEEPLETMAELRRAQAELDEVLIAFVDGLEEDGLAATVNIHRGTRIQQDRCDDILTHLFQHQTHHRGQAHAMLSGATIKPPQLDEFIVGDDANARKEEMDALGWTETDLMFPARRSRQ, from the coding sequence ATGTCTTACGATCCGCTACGGGTCTTTCGCAAACTCGCACGCAACAACCGGCTCGCCAATTTCCGGCTGCATCATGCCTGTCTCCAGCTTTCGCAGGAGGAATTCGTCGCCTCTCGGGTCAGCTTTTTTCCCACCATTCGGGCGACGCTGAACCACATCTATACCGTCGATCGTTTTTATATCGATGCCGTCAAGGGCGGAACGCTCGGGCTTGCCGCCTTTGCGAAAGAGGAGCCTTTGGAGACCATGGCGGAGTTGCGGCGCGCCCAGGCGGAACTTGACGAGGTGCTGATCGCATTTGTCGACGGGCTAGAGGAAGACGGCCTTGCCGCAACCGTCAATATCCATCGCGGCACGCGCATCCAGCAGGATCGCTGCGACGATATTCTCACCCATCTCTTCCAGCACCAGACGCATCATCGCGGGCAGGCGCATGCCATGTTGTCCGGCGCCACGATCAAGCCGCCGCAACTGGATGAATTCATCGTGGGTGATGACGCAAATGCAAGAAAAGAAGAGATGGATGCGCTAGGGTGGACGGAAACCGATTTGATGTTTCCAGCCCGCAGGTCCAGACAATGA
- the ftsH gene encoding ATP-dependent zinc metalloprotease FtsH: protein MNPNFRNFALWAVIALLLIALFSMFQTSPTQTGSREIPYSQFIRDVDSGRVRDVTVTGNRVLGTYTENGTAFQTYSPVIDDSLMERLQSKNVTIVARPESDGSSGFLSYLGTLLPMFLILGVWLFFMRQMQGGSRGAMGFGKSKAKLLTEAHGRVTFDDVAGVDEAKQDLEEIVEFLRDPQKFQRLGGKIPRGVLLVGPPGTGKTLLARSVAGEANVPFFTISGSDFVEMFVGVGASRVRDMFEQAKKNAPCIIFIDEIDAVGRHRGAGLGGGNDEREQTLNQLLVEMDGFEANEGIILIAATNRPDVLDPALLRPGRFDRQVVVPNPDIVGRERILKVHVRNVPLAPNVDLKVLARGTPGFSGADLMNLVNEAALMAARRNKRVVTMQEFEDAKDKIMMGAERRSSAMTEAEKKLTAYHEAGHAITALKVAVADPLHKATIIPRGRALGMVMQLPEGDRYSMSYKWMVSRLVIMMGGRVAEELTFGKENITSGASSDIEQATKLARAMVTQWGFSDALGQVSYGENQQEVFLGHSVSQSKNVSEATAQTIDTEVRRLIDEAYTEARRILTDNHDGFVAIAEGLLEYETLTGDEIRALLKGEKPARDLGDDSPGSRGSAVPKAGTKKDGPSEVKGDGEAKGDGEAEGGMEPQPH from the coding sequence ATGAACCCAAATTTCAGAAATTTCGCCTTGTGGGCCGTGATCGCCCTGTTGCTGATCGCGTTGTTCAGCATGTTCCAGACTTCGCCGACACAAACGGGTTCGCGGGAAATTCCGTATTCCCAGTTTATTCGCGATGTGGATTCCGGGCGAGTTCGCGACGTGACCGTGACGGGTAACCGGGTTCTTGGAACCTATACCGAAAACGGCACGGCCTTTCAGACCTATTCCCCCGTTATCGACGACAGCCTGATGGAGCGCTTGCAGAGCAAGAACGTCACCATTGTGGCTCGTCCCGAGAGCGACGGCTCCTCCGGTTTTCTGAGCTATCTCGGCACGCTTCTGCCGATGTTCCTCATTCTCGGCGTCTGGCTGTTCTTCATGCGGCAGATGCAGGGCGGCTCGCGTGGCGCGATGGGCTTTGGCAAGTCCAAGGCCAAGCTCCTGACGGAAGCGCACGGCCGTGTGACGTTTGACGACGTTGCAGGCGTGGACGAAGCCAAGCAGGACCTTGAGGAAATTGTTGAATTCCTGCGCGATCCGCAGAAATTCCAGCGTCTCGGCGGCAAGATCCCACGCGGTGTGCTGCTTGTCGGCCCTCCCGGTACGGGTAAGACGCTTCTGGCGCGTTCCGTTGCCGGTGAAGCGAACGTTCCGTTCTTCACCATTTCCGGTTCGGACTTCGTGGAAATGTTCGTCGGCGTTGGTGCAAGCCGCGTGCGTGACATGTTCGAACAGGCCAAGAAGAACGCACCCTGCATCATCTTCATCGACGAAATCGACGCCGTCGGTCGCCATCGTGGCGCTGGTCTCGGCGGCGGTAACGACGAGCGCGAACAGACGCTGAACCAGCTGCTGGTCGAGATGGACGGCTTTGAAGCGAATGAGGGCATCATCCTCATCGCCGCCACCAACCGTCCTGATGTTCTTGACCCCGCACTTCTGCGTCCAGGTCGTTTCGACCGTCAGGTCGTTGTACCGAACCCGGATATCGTCGGCCGCGAGCGCATCCTCAAGGTGCATGTTCGCAACGTGCCGCTGGCGCCGAATGTCGATCTCAAGGTTCTGGCCCGTGGCACGCCCGGTTTTTCGGGTGCGGATCTGATGAACCTCGTCAACGAAGCCGCCCTGATGGCCGCCCGCCGTAACAAGCGTGTGGTCACCATGCAGGAATTCGAGGACGCCAAGGACAAGATCATGATGGGTGCGGAGCGTCGCTCCTCTGCCATGACCGAAGCCGAGAAGAAGCTGACCGCTTACCATGAAGCCGGCCATGCGATTACCGCGCTGAAGGTTGCGGTGGCTGATCCGTTGCACAAGGCGACGATCATCCCGCGCGGCCGTGCACTCGGCATGGTCATGCAGTTGCCGGAAGGCGACCGCTACTCCATGAGCTACAAGTGGATGGTGTCGCGTCTCGTCATCATGATGGGCGGCCGCGTTGCCGAGGAACTGACCTTCGGCAAGGAAAACATCACCTCCGGCGCGTCCTCGGATATCGAGCAGGCCACCAAGCTTGCCCGTGCCATGGTGACGCAATGGGGCTTCTCCGACGCTCTCGGCCAGGTTTCATACGGTGAAAATCAGCAGGAAGTGTTCCTTGGCCATTCCGTCTCGCAGTCCAAGAACGTCTCCGAGGCGACGGCCCAGACGATCGACACCGAAGTTCGCCGCCTGATCGACGAAGCCTATACCGAGGCACGGCGCATCCTGACGGATAACCACGATGGCTTCGTTGCCATTGCCGAGGGTCTTCTCGAATACGAAACCCTGACGGGTGACGAGATCAGGGCACTGCTGAAGGGCGAGAAGCCCGCGCGTGACCTGGGTGACGATTCTCCCGGCAGCCGTGGTTCGGCGGTGCCGAAAGCCGGCACCAAGAAAGACGGCCCGAGTGAAGTCAAGGGTGACGGCGAAGCCAAGGGTGACGGTGAGGCCGAAGGCGGCATGGAGCCGCAGCCGCATTGA
- the tolB gene encoding Tol-Pal system beta propeller repeat protein TolB — protein MKIFSPIRLVLAVAALMSVFSAPAFARVEININKGNVEPLPIAITDFMSGDGIGAQVSAVIAADLQRSGLFAPVNKSAFIEKITSPDQQPRFEDWKVINAQALVTGRVTRESDGRLRAEFRLWDTFAGQQMTGQQFFTQPENWRRVAHIIADAIYERITGEKGYFDTRVVFVSESGPKTARKRQLSIMDQDGFNVRNLTNSNDIVLTPRFSPNRQEVTYMSFEGQQPRVYLLQLETGQREVVGNFPGMTFSPRFSPDGQKVIMSLQQDGNANIYTMDLRSRTTTRLTNTSAIDTAPSFSPDGQRVAFESDRGGRQQIYVMNADGSGQQRLSFGDGSYSTPVWSPRGDLIAFTKQSGGKFSIGVMKTDGSGERILTSGFHNEGPTWAPNGRVLMFFRQNAGAGGPQLYSIDLTGYNEQLIKTPTFASDPAWSPLLD, from the coding sequence ATGAAAATATTTTCGCCGATCCGGCTGGTGCTCGCTGTCGCGGCCCTCATGTCGGTTTTCTCCGCACCGGCTTTTGCGCGGGTGGAAATCAACATCAACAAGGGTAACGTCGAGCCCTTGCCCATCGCCATCACCGACTTCATGTCGGGTGACGGCATCGGTGCACAGGTCTCGGCCGTCATCGCCGCCGATCTGCAGCGCTCCGGTCTTTTCGCGCCGGTCAACAAGAGCGCCTTCATCGAAAAGATTACCAGCCCGGATCAGCAGCCGCGTTTTGAAGACTGGAAGGTCATCAACGCCCAGGCGCTTGTGACCGGCCGCGTGACACGCGAAAGCGATGGCCGCCTGCGCGCCGAGTTCCGCCTGTGGGATACTTTCGCAGGCCAGCAGATGACCGGCCAGCAGTTCTTCACCCAGCCGGAAAACTGGCGTCGTGTCGCCCATATCATCGCGGATGCCATCTATGAGCGCATCACCGGTGAAAAGGGTTACTTCGACACACGCGTTGTCTTCGTCTCCGAAAGCGGCCCGAAGACGGCCCGCAAGCGCCAGCTGTCGATCATGGACCAGGACGGTTTCAACGTCCGTAACCTCACCAATTCCAATGACATCGTTCTGACGCCGCGTTTCTCGCCGAACCGTCAGGAAGTGACCTATATGTCCTTTGAGGGCCAGCAGCCGCGCGTTTACCTGCTGCAGCTGGAAACGGGACAGCGCGAAGTGGTCGGCAACTTCCCCGGCATGACCTTCTCGCCGCGCTTCTCGCCGGATGGCCAGAAGGTGATCATGAGCCTCCAGCAGGACGGCAACGCCAATATCTACACCATGGACCTGCGCTCGCGCACCACGACGCGGCTGACGAACACGTCCGCGATCGATACGGCGCCATCATTCTCCCCGGATGGGCAGCGTGTCGCCTTTGAAAGCGACCGCGGCGGCCGTCAGCAGATCTACGTAATGAATGCCGATGGCTCCGGCCAGCAGCGCCTCTCCTTCGGCGATGGGTCCTATTCCACGCCGGTATGGTCGCCGCGCGGCGATCTGATCGCCTTCACCAAACAGTCCGGCGGCAAGTTCTCGATCGGCGTGATGAAGACCGACGGTTCGGGCGAGCGCATTCTGACCAGTGGCTTCCACAATGAAGGCCCGACCTGGGCGCCGAACGGCCGCGTGCTGATGTTCTTCCGTCAGAACGCCGGTGCCGGCGGTCCGCAGCTCTATTCGATCGACCTGACGGGCTATAACGAACAGCTCATCAAGACGCCGACCTTTGCTTCGGACCCGGCATGGTCGCCGCTTCTGGACTGA
- the tolR gene encoding protein TolR codes for MGMSAGGSGGGSGGRRGGRGGRRKGGAISEINVTPLVDVMLVLLIIFMVAAPMMTVGVPIDLPQTSANALNSDTQPITISVNANGQIHLQETEIQAAEVADKLQAIATTGYNERIFVRADSVAAYGVVADVMARIQAAGFKNIGLVTQQKQDN; via the coding sequence ATGGGTATGTCAGCAGGTGGCAGCGGCGGTGGTTCCGGTGGACGCCGGGGTGGGCGCGGCGGACGGCGCAAAGGCGGTGCGATCAGCGAGATCAACGTGACGCCGCTGGTCGACGTCATGCTCGTGCTGCTCATCATCTTCATGGTGGCAGCTCCTATGATGACGGTCGGCGTGCCGATCGATCTGCCGCAGACATCCGCCAATGCTCTGAATTCGGACACGCAGCCGATCACGATCTCCGTCAATGCCAATGGCCAGATCCATTTGCAGGAAACGGAAATCCAGGCGGCTGAGGTTGCCGACAAGCTGCAGGCAATTGCCACGACTGGTTATAACGAACGTATCTTCGTGCGCGCGGATTCCGTTGCCGCATACGGCGTCGTTGCTGATGTGATGGCGCGTATCCAGGCGGCGGGCTTCAAGAATATCGGCCTTGTGACCCAGCAGAAACAGGACAATTGA
- the ybgC gene encoding tol-pal system-associated acyl-CoA thioesterase, protein MSELLVSLSGELIEHGHRLTQRVYYEDTDFSGLVYHARYLHFLERGRTDYLRCLGCEQSALLTADEEGLVFVVHRMEIDFKTPARMDDVLTITTVTEKAGGAKMVLNQEIRRGETLLVAAKVIIAVINASGRPRRLPETVAEKFLK, encoded by the coding sequence ATGAGCGAGCTTTTGGTTTCGCTTTCAGGCGAACTCATCGAACATGGGCACCGCCTGACGCAACGCGTGTATTATGAGGACACGGATTTTTCCGGCCTGGTTTATCACGCAAGGTATCTGCATTTTCTTGAGCGCGGGCGCACCGATTACCTGCGTTGCCTCGGCTGCGAACAAAGCGCGCTTCTGACCGCCGACGAGGAGGGTCTTGTCTTCGTCGTTCATCGCATGGAGATCGATTTCAAGACCCCGGCGCGGATGGATGATGTGTTGACGATCACCACCGTGACCGAAAAGGCCGGCGGTGCGAAAATGGTGCTTAATCAGGAAATCCGGCGCGGTGAAACGCTGCTGGTTGCCGCCAAGGTCATCATCGCCGTCATCAATGCCAGTGGCCGGCCAAGGCGCCTTCCGGAGACGGTTGCGGAAAAATTCCTGAAGTAA
- the glmM gene encoding phosphoglucosamine mutase gives MARRYFGTDGIRGQSNVFPMTPDLAMRVGIAVGTIFRRGHHRHRVVIGKDTRLSGYMLENALVAGFTAAGLDVFLLGPIPTPAVAMLTRSLRADIGVMISASHNPFSDNGIKLFGPDGYKLSDELELEIEDLLDKDIYAQLAKPSEIGRAKRVDGDIYRYIEFVKRTLPRDVTLSGLRIAIDCANGAAYKVAPAALWELGAEVVTIGNEPNGININLECGSTHPEALQKKVHEVRADIGIALDGDADRVIIVDERGEIVDGDQLMAVIADSWADDKTLRGGGIVATIMSNLGLERFLGDKGLTLARTKVGDRYVVEHMRNHNFNIGGEQSGHIVLSDYGTTGDGLVAALQVLARVKRSGRTVSEVCRKFEPVPQLLKNVRISGGKPLENPVVQQAIADAESALANNGRLVIRPSGTEPLIRVMAEGDDSAQVEQIVNDLVGVISNARSAA, from the coding sequence ATGGCACGCCGTTATTTCGGAACCGATGGTATCCGCGGACAATCGAACGTCTTCCCCATGACGCCGGATCTGGCGATGCGTGTGGGTATTGCGGTCGGAACGATCTTCCGCCGAGGCCATCATCGCCATCGGGTCGTCATCGGCAAGGATACGCGGCTTTCCGGTTATATGCTGGAAAACGCGCTGGTCGCCGGTTTTACCGCCGCCGGTCTCGACGTCTTCCTGCTTGGCCCCATTCCGACGCCGGCGGTTGCGATGCTGACCCGGTCGTTGCGTGCCGATATCGGAGTGATGATCTCGGCCTCGCACAACCCGTTTTCCGACAATGGCATCAAGCTGTTCGGCCCTGACGGATACAAGCTTTCCGATGAGCTGGAACTGGAGATCGAAGATCTTCTCGACAAGGATATTTACGCGCAGCTTGCCAAGCCGAGTGAGATCGGCCGCGCCAAGCGCGTGGATGGCGATATCTACCGCTATATCGAATTCGTCAAACGCACCCTGCCGCGTGATGTGACGCTGAGCGGGCTGCGGATCGCCATCGACTGCGCCAACGGCGCCGCTTACAAGGTGGCCCCGGCGGCACTCTGGGAACTCGGCGCAGAGGTCGTCACCATCGGTAATGAGCCGAACGGCATCAACATTAATCTCGAATGCGGCTCCACCCATCCCGAAGCCCTGCAGAAGAAGGTGCATGAAGTGCGGGCCGATATTGGCATCGCGCTCGATGGTGATGCGGACCGTGTGATCATTGTCGATGAACGTGGCGAGATCGTTGATGGCGACCAGTTGATGGCGGTGATTGCCGATAGCTGGGCCGACGACAAGACGCTGCGCGGCGGCGGCATCGTCGCCACTATTATGTCCAACCTCGGTCTGGAGCGCTTCCTCGGTGACAAGGGCCTCACCCTTGCGCGTACCAAGGTGGGTGACCGTTATGTGGTTGAGCACATGCGCAACCACAATTTCAACATTGGCGGCGAGCAGTCGGGTCATATCGTGCTCTCGGATTACGGCACGACGGGTGATGGCCTCGTGGCCGCCTTGCAGGTTCTTGCCCGCGTCAAGCGCTCGGGGCGCACCGTCAGCGAAGTTTGCCGCAAGTTCGAGCCTGTGCCGCAACTTTTGAAGAATGTGCGTATTTCGGGCGGCAAGCCGCTGGAAAATCCCGTCGTGCAGCAGGCGATTGCGGATGCGGAAAGCGCATTGGCCAATAA
- a CDS encoding NUDIX hydrolase: MTSAPDRHMIRLDRKPQLFSMRVAALIFQNDHVLVQRGTQDIYWALPGGRAEIGESSQQTIIREIGEELDRDCTVERLLWSAENFFAYDGYAAHELAFYYLVSLRQPFPFHESDIVHRVLDGVEVEFRWLPAQPSALLEHDLRPRFIAERVATLPQRHEHLIVHEGRSGAAELSKETV; this comes from the coding sequence ATGACTTCTGCCCCTGACCGTCACATGATCCGGCTTGACCGGAAACCGCAGCTTTTCAGCATGCGTGTGGCCGCGCTGATTTTTCAGAACGATCATGTTCTCGTCCAGCGCGGCACGCAGGACATCTATTGGGCCTTGCCGGGTGGACGAGCGGAAATCGGCGAAAGCTCGCAGCAAACCATCATCCGCGAGATCGGCGAGGAGCTTGACCGGGATTGCACCGTCGAGCGTCTTCTCTGGTCGGCCGAGAATTTTTTCGCCTATGACGGATATGCCGCCCATGAGCTGGCGTTTTATTATCTGGTTTCGCTTCGCCAGCCTTTCCCCTTCCATGAAAGCGATATCGTGCATCGGGTGCTGGATGGCGTCGAGGTGGAGTTCCGCTGGCTGCCTGCGCAACCCTCCGCCCTGCTGGAGCATGATCTAAGGCCCCGTTTCATTGCGGAGCGCGTAGCGACGCTGCCTCAGCGCCACGAGCATCTTATCGTCCATGAAGGTCGTTCAGGTGCGGCCGAACTTTCCAAGGAGACAGTATGA
- the tilS gene encoding tRNA lysidine(34) synthetase TilS, with the protein MPVDARILNGKTVAPLAAARSFVEKIRKPAHILVAISGGSDSTGLLLALHEAAADKGRDEVRVSAVTIDHGLRAESADEAEKVSLLCADLDIAHATRRWDGIKPVSGISEASRLARYRLIAEVARKIDADFIATGHTIGDQRETVAMRAARSGGEDNPGLSGMADAVLYDGHHWVVRPFLTCERQAIREFVSSRSRGWFDDPSNENTRYERVRVRQSLPDAPVQIDTEAAAKRQALSEKTAIFLSEHLEVFHAVLARFPDSAIRCDLPEFRHGLATIIATLGGRAYLPAANSMARVLQFLKTGENGRATIGRVLLDRRRDGLYLFREHRNLPELRVEAGDEAFWDDRFLLKNGSAFPAHVMAAGCVDAAAALFPSVPVGVAKQAMAILPQITAPAAGSISVEGAVTIVPRLAPFDLFLPRFDLELADAVANLFGRPAYPQPPV; encoded by the coding sequence ATGCCGGTTGATGCCCGCATTCTGAACGGAAAGACAGTTGCGCCGCTTGCGGCGGCAAGGTCGTTCGTCGAAAAAATTCGCAAACCCGCCCATATCCTCGTTGCAATCTCCGGCGGCAGCGATTCCACCGGCCTGTTGCTGGCATTGCATGAGGCAGCGGCTGATAAAGGTCGTGACGAGGTGCGGGTGTCCGCCGTCACGATTGACCATGGGCTGAGAGCAGAATCGGCCGACGAAGCAGAGAAGGTCTCGTTGCTCTGCGCCGACCTCGACATTGCCCACGCGACGCGTCGTTGGGATGGTATCAAACCGGTCTCCGGTATTTCGGAAGCTTCCCGCCTTGCCCGATATCGCCTGATTGCCGAGGTGGCCCGTAAGATCGATGCCGATTTTATCGCGACGGGGCATACAATCGGCGACCAGCGGGAAACTGTCGCGATGCGAGCGGCCCGCAGCGGCGGCGAAGACAATCCCGGCCTTTCCGGCATGGCGGATGCCGTCTTATATGATGGACATCATTGGGTGGTGCGGCCGTTCCTGACCTGTGAAAGACAGGCGATCCGTGAGTTCGTATCGTCCCGCTCGCGTGGCTGGTTTGACGATCCGAGTAATGAGAATACTCGATATGAGCGTGTCCGCGTGCGGCAGTCGCTCCCTGATGCTCCGGTGCAGATTGATACGGAGGCCGCAGCAAAAAGGCAGGCGCTTTCCGAAAAAACGGCCATTTTCCTGAGTGAACACTTGGAAGTCTTTCATGCCGTGCTGGCCAGGTTTCCCGACAGCGCCATTCGCTGCGATCTTCCAGAGTTTAGGCACGGGCTGGCGACGATCATCGCCACGCTAGGCGGGCGGGCCTATCTCCCGGCCGCAAACAGCATGGCGCGGGTGTTGCAGTTCCTCAAAACGGGTGAGAACGGGCGGGCAACGATCGGTCGCGTCCTTCTGGACCGCCGGCGGGACGGGCTTTATCTTTTCCGGGAGCATCGAAACCTGCCGGAGCTTCGCGTGGAGGCCGGTGACGAGGCTTTTTGGGACGATCGCTTCCTTTTAAAAAACGGATCGGCTTTCCCCGCCCATGTCATGGCCGCTGGTTGCGTTGACGCTGCGGCAGCACTTTTTCCGTCTGTACCGGTGGGAGTGGCGAAACAGGCCATGGCCATCCTGCCGCAAATCACCGCACCGGCGGCTGGTTCGATCTCCGTGGAAGGCGCCGTCACCATCGTGCCGAGGCTTGCGCCCTTCGATCTTTTCCTGCCGCGCTTCGACCTTGAGTTGGCGGATGCGGTGGCCAATTTGTTCGGTCGCCCGGCATATCCACAGCCCCCGGTTTAA
- the tolQ gene encoding protein TolQ translates to MEQAGLAAATHDVSLWALFMQAGLIVKLVMIGLIAASVWTWAIVFDKYVSFGKAKRQFDQFEQVFWSGQSLEELYRTLAERQNGGLAAIFVSAMREWKKSFERGARSPIGLQMRIDRAMDVTIAREGEQYEARLGSLATIGSAGPFIGLFGTVVGIMTSFQAIAGSKSTNLAVVAPGIAEALLATAIGLVAAIPAVIAYNKFTADAHKLSARMEGFADEFSAILSRQIDEKLQTRQAAQ, encoded by the coding sequence ATGGAACAGGCAGGTTTGGCAGCGGCGACGCACGATGTAAGTCTCTGGGCACTGTTTATGCAGGCGGGCCTCATCGTGAAGCTCGTGATGATCGGACTTATCGCCGCCTCGGTCTGGACGTGGGCGATCGTCTTTGACAAATATGTGAGCTTCGGCAAGGCAAAGCGCCAGTTCGACCAGTTCGAACAGGTCTTCTGGTCGGGCCAGTCGCTCGAGGAGCTTTATCGCACGCTGGCGGAACGCCAGAATGGCGGTCTGGCAGCAATTTTCGTTTCCGCCATGCGGGAATGGAAGAAATCTTTCGAACGCGGCGCGCGTTCGCCCATCGGTCTGCAGATGCGTATCGACCGGGCGATGGATGTGACGATCGCGCGTGAAGGCGAACAATACGAGGCTCGTCTCGGATCGCTCGCCACCATCGGTTCGGCCGGTCCCTTTATCGGTCTTTTCGGTACGGTTGTCGGTATCATGACCTCGTTCCAGGCGATTGCCGGTTCGAAGTCCACCAACCTCGCGGTCGTGGCTCCGGGTATCGCCGAAGCGCTTCTGGCAACGGCTATCGGCCTTGTTGCGGCTATTCCGGCGGTTATTGCCTACAACAAGTTCACGGCCGACGCGCACAAGCTTTCCGCTCGTATGGAAGGTTTCGCCGACGAGTTCTCCGCGATCCTGTCGCGCCAGATCGATGAAAAACTTCAGACACGGCAGGCCGCCCAGTAA